One Odocoileus virginianus isolate 20LAN1187 ecotype Illinois chromosome 4, Ovbor_1.2, whole genome shotgun sequence DNA segment encodes these proteins:
- the SLC19A1 gene encoding reduced folate transporter isoform X2, whose translation MALSGPEVEKQASEEPQPGGEQQSWWWLVSFLCFYGFMAQMRPGESFITPYLLGPDKNFTQTQVTNEITPVLSYSYLAVLVPVFLLTDYLCYKPVLLLQGLSYVSVWLLLLFGSTVLHMQFMEFFFGITMAARIAYSSYIFSLVPPARYQRMASYSRASVLLGVFTSSVLGQLLVTMGRVPFSTLNYISLAFLTFSLVLALFLKRPKRSLFFNRGAPVRAGAAPSELDQMNPGQAQAAGAKPGWPPAAWQDSTFVRMLRELGRVVQLPQLRLWSVWWVFSSAGYYLIVSYVPILWNVVNPTTDTTKVYNGGADAASTLLGALTSFTAGFVKIRWALWAGLVIAVMTLLQAGLVFLMYKTDNIWLCYAAFVLFRGSYQFLVPIATFQIAASLSQELRALVFGINTFLATILKTIITLIVSDKRGLGLRVHSQAFLQWVLLMGQLSVGADESRAPGLTDLGACQPPS comes from the exons ATGGCGCTCTCTGGCCCGGAGGTGGAGAAGCAGGCGTCGGAGGAGCCCCAGCCCGGCGGTGAGCAGCAGTCCTGGTGGTGGCTGGTGTCCTTCCTCTGCTTCTACGGCTTCATGGCCCAGATGCGGCCTGGGGAGAGCTTCATCACACCTTACCTCCTGGGCCCCGACAAGAACTTCACGCAGACACAG GTCACCAACGAGATCACACCGGTGCTGTCCTACTCGTACCTGGCCGTGCTGGTGCCTGTCTTCTTGCTGACCGACTACCTCTGCTACAAGCCGGTGCTGTTGCTGCAGGGCCTGAGCTACGTGTCTGTGTGGCTCCTGCTGCTGTTTGGCTCGACGGTGCTGCAcatgcagttcatggagttcttCTTCGGCATCACCATGGCTGCCCGCATCGCCTACTCCTCCTACATCTTCTCGCTGGTGCCCCCTGCCCGCTACCAGCGCATGGCCAGCTACTCACGGGCCTCGGTGCTGCTGGGCGTCTTCACCAGCTCGGTGCTGGGCCAGCTGCTGGTCACCATGGGCAGGGTCCCCTTCTCCACGCTCAACTACATCTCGCTGGCCTTCCTCACCTTCAGCCTGGTGCTGGCGCTCTTCCTGAAGCGCCCCAAGCGCAGCCTCTTCTTCAACCGCGGAGCGCCCGTGCGTGCCGGGGCGGCGCCCTCCGAGCTGGACCAGATGAACCCGGGCCAGGCGCAGGCCGCGGGCGCGAAGCCGGGCTGGCCTCCGGCCGCCTGGCAGGACTCGACGTTCGTGCGCATGCTCAGAGAGCTGGGCCGCGTGGTGCAGCTGCCGCAGCTGCGCCTCTGGTCTGTCTGGTGGGTCTTCAGCTCCGCTGGCTACTACCTGATCGTCTCCTACGTGCCCATCCTGTGGAACGTGGTCAACCCCACCACGGACACCACCAAGGTCTACAACGGCGGGGCGGACGCCGCCTCCACGCTGCTAG GTGCCCTCACCTCCTTCACTGCGGGCTTCGTGAAGATCCGCTGGGCGCTGTGGGCCGGGCTGGTCATCGCAGTGATGACGCTGCTGCAGGCGGGGCTGGTGTTCCTCATGTACAAGACAGACAACATTTGGTTGTGCTACGCGGCCTTTGTGCTCTTCCGCGGCTCCTACCAGTTCCTGGTGCCCATCGCCAC TTTTCAGATCGCGGCTTCTCTTTCTCAAGAGCTCCGCGCCCTGGTCTTCGGCATCAACACATTCCTCGCCACCATTCTCAAGACCATCATCACCCTCATCGTCTCCGACAAGCGAGGCCTGGGCCTCCGGGTCCACTCTCAG GCTTTCCTGCAATGGGTCCTGCTCATGGGACAGCTCTCTGTGGGGGCAGACGAGAGCAGAGCTCCAGGGTTGACTGACCTTGGTGCCTGTCAGCCCCCTTCCTGA